From the Borreliella afzelii genome, the window GGCATTAAAATGCTTTTATTATAAATTTCAATAGTAGTATATTCGCTTGAAACATCATCATAAAAATCGTTATTTAAAAAAGAATCTAAAATAATAAATTTATTATCCTTAACGCCCACATTTCTTCCATCTAAAGTCTTTAAAAATCCATCCTTACTGATATGAACTAAAGTATTTAAATCCTTTGTAGCGTTAAAAATAAGCCTTGCATTGTTATAGACCTTAGATTGTCTTAAATGCTCATCGCTATCCGCTGGCAATTCTTTGTTGTTTTTTAATAATAAATTTATATTTTTTTCTTTTAACGCCTTATAAGCTAATTCAATATACTCTAAAGCACAATTATTTGCCAAAGTAAGTTGCTCTCTCTTTAGCAAATTAATAAAAAACATCAACTCTTCTTTTTCAAGACTACGATAAAAATTAAAATCATTTAAATCAATGCCAAAACTAAAAGTAACTATAAATATTAAATAAAAAATTGCAATGTTTTTTTTCAATCTAGCCTCCTCCCTTTATATAACTGCATCAGTCAACTCTAAAAACACAGGACAATGATCACTTCCCATTACTTTGTCTAAAATTAAAGATTTTTTAACATTTCTCTTAAAAAATTCATTAACAATAAAATAATCAATTCTCCAACCTATATTTTTCTCTCTAGCCCTTGTTCTATAGCTCCACCAAGTATAATAACCAGGCTCCTTATTAAATATCCTAAATGTATCCACATATCCTTTGTTTAAAAAACTATCTAACCAAGTCGTTTCTTCAATATAATATCCGGGAGAGTCTCTATTAGAATCAGGACTTATAAGATCAATCTCGGTATGAGCAATATTAAAATCACCACAAATTATTATATTTTTTCCGTCATTTACAAAAGAATCGATAAGATTCTCAACATAAGATAAAAAATCAAGCTTATAAACAAGTCTTCTTCTTAAAGCTTGAGAATTAGGAAAATAACCGTTAATCAATACAAAATCTTCATAGTGTGCTATAAGCCCTCTACCTTCATTGTCAAAAATTTCTTTTCCAAGTAAATTTACAGCAATAGGCTTAACTTTAGAATAAATACAAACACCACTATAACCTTTAATCTTTGACTTTGAAAAATAAGAATAATAATTTTCAAGAATTAAATCCCTTGGCAACTGTTCTTTTAAAGCTTTGGTTTCTTGAACACATAAAATATCTGGGGTATATTCTCTTACAAACTCAAGAAAACCTTTCTTTAAAACAGCTCTAATTCCATTTACATTCCATGAAATTAATTTCATAAATCCCCTTTAAATTTAAATTAAATAAAAATCTTTAACCCATCATAAGCTAAATAAATATTGTCTTTTTCTAAATAATCAAATTCTTCATGCATTATATCGTGTGCAATATGCGTAAAGTAAGAAATTTTGGGATTGATTTTTTTAACCTCACAAATAGCCTCTGAAAAATTTAGATGAGCAGGATGGGGCTTAATTCTCATAGCATCTATTATAAGTAGATCTAAATTTTTTAAATAATCATAGGACACTTCAGGAATAAATTTAACATCAGTAAGATACGCTAAATTGCCTATCCTATAGCCTAAACTAACTATCTCTCCATGAATCAAAGGAATTGGCACTATCTTTAGACCTTTAAAAAAAATGGGCTCAAAATCTCTAATCACATTAGGAATAATGTCTGCCTTTCCACTTACAGAAGGTTTGGATGAAAAATTATGCGAAAAAGCATTCATTATGTGGGCCATAGCAGTATCTCTAGCATAAATGTTTAAAGGGGCGCTTCGTGTATAAAATTTAATATCATCAAAACCCATAATATGATCATAATGTTCATGTGTATAAAGCACTAAATCAAGCTTATCTATATTCTCTCTTAAGAGCTGTTGCCTAATATCAGGACCTGTATCAATCAACAATTTGATGTTAGAAGATACCTTAAGAAAAAAAGAACTTCTCAATCTTTTATTTTTGCTAAAACTTGAAGTACAGACTCTACAACTACAATTCAACATAGGAACACCACTTGAAGCACCAGTTCCTAAAAAGGTTCCAACCATATTGTTACTACCTTTCGCCTGTAAACATAATCTATTTTAACACAACATTTTATATTAAACAAAAATAAACTCGTCTTAATCGAAAATCCCTTCCTTAAATCTAAAATTCAATTAACACTATTTAATAATCAATCTGTAAACTATTTTGGAAAAACCGCTTTTATGATTATAATTATTTAAGGAAAAATTATTTTTATGGATACGCAAATTTATGAACTGATTTTCTTAACTAGCTTTAGCATATTTTTAATAGTAAATTTATTTAATTTTAAAAAAGAATTTACTTATGAAGACTACTTCATAATATTCCCAGGTGCATTTTTTGTAATAACTTTATACTTCACAGAAATCAACCCATTAATGTTATATATTGGCAGTATATTCTTAATCTTTATGATAATCATCTTCTTTAAAAACATAAAAACAATAGTAAATAGAAGGAGAAGAAGAAGAAGTAGTAGTAAAAACAAGAATATAAAACAATCAAAAGGAATATTTCTTTCAATTTTGCTAAAAACAATACTTGTAATGCCTGCTATTTTAACCGTTATTATTGCAACTATTTTTTCATATTTAGCACTTTTTGTAAATTATCCCAAAGATGAAAACAATAGCTATCAAATTGGATTCATAAGAATGAAAGATCACAAAAATGATTTAAACTTATCGATTTGGTATCCTGTAAGTTCAACATTGGGCCTAAAAAAACAAAATCCATTTCTTTTATATGAATTTAATCCTTTTTTCATAAACGAAATGAATTATTTACCAAAACAGAATAGTATATATAAACAAGCCTTTATTAGCAATAACCAAAAAATATATGATTCTATTTTACTTATACTTCCTTATTATTCTCACGATTCAATGTTCAAATCCCTAATCAACAAGCTTGTTTATAAGGGAAAAATTGTTTATTTATATTCACCAAAATATAAACACATGAAAAGCTACGATTTTATTAAAAATAGCCATAAAAGTATATTCAGCTATGTAATCAACAAAAGCATTAGCTATTTAATTGAACCTGCCAATATTCTTAATGAAAAAGCTGATATTGCATCCACGGAAAATGATATTCAAAGCATTATTGAACTAGCAAAATCAAGCCAAAGTTTGAAATTTTTAAATTCAAAAATGGACCTAAATAAATTAACGTTAATTACACTGGGAAATCAAGCAAATATTGCTAATTTTATCCTTGCAAAAAACAAAAATATAACAAAGTATATCAATATAGGGGGCAAACCACAAATAATAAAAAATTTAAAAAACTTGCAACTAATTCTAAGAGAAAATGAAAAGGAACTCCATACAAAAGTTAGCAATATAAATTCTATAAAGCTAATAGACATTAATAATGTTGCAGAAATTTCTGATCTTATTTTTAGCAGAAACTATTTAAAAAGTTTTAATTTTTTAAAAAACAAAAAATTAATGCTATCAAGATTCAATTCTATAGTTACTGAAATTAATAAATTTATTGAAGAGGAAAAATAATAATGATAAAAAAATTCTTGCTATTTGCAATGATCAGCATCTTTCTAACAAATAAAGCTCATAGTAATGAAGAGGTAATCGAAATAAGTACTGAAATACAAAAAGAAAAATATATCCCCTTTTTAATAAGTAGAGGAAAAACTCAACTGGAAGACCTTGTAAAATATACTCTAGAAATAAACCCAACCCTTGACAAAAGCTATGTAAATACTATTGCTAAAACCTACATAGACGAATCTTTAATTGAAGGGATTAACTACGACATTGCCTATGCTCAAATGCTACTAGAAACAGGAGCTCTAAAATTTAATGGAATAGTCTCAAAAGAACAACACAATTTTTCAGGAATAGGCGCTACTAATAATCTTACAAAAGGAAATTCTTTTTCCAATATTAAAGAAGGAATCAAAGCTCATATTCAACATTTAAAAGCTTATGCATCAAAACAAAATATCAACTCAAATATGGTTGATCCTAGATTTTACCTTGTTAAAAGAGGATCTGCTCCAACAATATATGATTTGACTGGAAAATGGGCAAAAGACAAATTTTACGATAAAAAACTTAAAAAAATATTATTGGAACTATTAGAATATAATAATGCAAATAAAAGCTAAAAGCTCACTATATGATTTTTTAGAAGAAATATATTCAAAATACAATAAAAAAAAGTTTATACATCCTGATCCTTTAGAATTTCTATACAGGTATGAAAAAAAAGAAGACATTGAACTTGTAGGCCTAATTAGTTCTTCATTGTCACTTGGAAGGGTAGAAAAAATTTTAGAAGCAATAGAGAGAATACTTAAACCACTTGGTAAATCACCTTCTAAAAGCCTTAAGCTAGCAAATGAAAAAGACTTAAAAGAAATGTTTAAAGGATTTGTTTATAGATTTTTTAAAGAAGAAGACATTGTAAGACTACTATACACTCTCAAGATAATAAAAGAACAACATCACACACTTGAAAATCTTCTTTATAGTATTTATTATAAAAACCAAAATTTTATACTTAGTGTAGATGAATTAATAAAGCATATGGAAAAAATAAATGGAAGAGAATTTGGAATGCTGCTTCCAAAGCCTTCAAAGGGAAGTTCTTGTAAAAGACTTTTTTTATTTTTAAGATGGATGATACGCAAAGATGATGTCGATTTGGGTATTTGGAATAAATTCAATCCTAATACACTTATAGTTCCAATGGATACTCATATGACAAACATTGCCTCAAAATTATTTAAAATTAAAGAAATAAAAAACGTAAATCTTGAAAAAGCAATAAAAATTACAAGCTATTTTTCAAAAGAAAATCAAGAAGATCCTGTAAAATACGATTTCTCTTTAACCAGATTTGGAATAAATAGAGATTTTAATAAAGAAAAATTACTAAAAAATATTGATAAACTATAAAATTTTAATTACAAAACCTTTAAAATAAGAACTACTTAAATCATTAAAAAAACACTAATTTATCATAAAATAAAAAGGAGAACCTATGAATAATCTTAAAGAAAAAATAAATACTTATAGCAAACTAATTTTGGGGTCTTGGCAATTTGGAGGAGGATATTTTAAACAGGTTGAAAAAGAAACCGCCAAAAAAATATTAAAAAAAGCATATAGTCACGGGATTAGAAATATTGATACTGCAAAAGCTTATGGAAATGGAATTTCAGAAAAAATAATCGGTGAAATGATATCAAAGGATCCAACAATAAGAGAAAATATTTTAATTGCAAGTAAATGCTACCCAATAGAAATTTCAGAATATAAAAAGAATTTTAATGAAAGTCTTGAAAATTTAAAAACTGACTATATAGATATTTACTATATACACTGGCCTAAAAACGATTTTGACCTAAGACCAATCGCATCATTTCTTGAAGAAATGAGATCAAAAGAAAAAATAAAATATGTGGGTGTAAGTAATTTTGAAATATCACACATGGAAAGCATAAAAAAAGTTTGCAAAATTGACGTAAATCAAATAGGATACAATCTCTTATTTAGAAATAAAGAAAAAGATGTAATTCCTTACTGTGAAGACAACAATATTGCCACCATATCATATTCAACAATTGCTCAAGGACTCTTATCTAAACCTAATATAAAAGACAAAAGCAAATTTAATGATAATATAACAGAAAAATTGATACTTTTTAAAAAAGAAATTTGGCCTTATACTTTAAAAACCATAAATAAACTTGAAGAGATAGCTAAGAGAAATAACTTAACAATTTTAGAATTAACATATTCATGGCTTAAAAAAACAAAATTAAGTGGATTTATAGTAGGATTCAGCAAGGAAAGCTATGTAGAATCAAACTTGAATTCATTTAAAGCAGAAATCAATGACGAAGTATATAAAGAAATTACATTAATTTTAGATAAATTTAATAACCATACAAAAAATTTCCCAAATTTATTTAACAAAAAAATTTAAAACTTTATAAAAATAAATATTTCAATTAACAAGCTTAAAAAACAATAGAATTTCCTAAAATTCTAATACCTTCTACAGTTAAATGAATATTAAAAATAAATTCTATTTCAATTAATGGCAAAAGTAGGTTCGCATTACCCCCGGCAATTATCAAATTAAACTCTTTTTTATACATCTTTTTAATGTCACGATAAACACCTTCTATTAAATACTTATATTGATAAAACAAACCGCTATTTACACTCCCAGATGTAGTCCTCTCTAAAAGATTACTTGGAGTGCTAATGGAAAATTTCTTCAAAAGATAAGCATTGTCTAATAAAGAATTAAAATTTATCAAAGGACCAGAATTAATAAGACCGCCTAGTATTCCATCCTGCCTACTAACAGCAAAAATAGTACAAGCTGTCCCAAGATCTACTACCAAAACATTTTCAAATGAATAATTTTCAATGGCAGCAACAAGATTAGCAAAAACGTCTGAACCTAACAAAAATTTACCACTTTTGTAAGGATTAAATGTTAAATCATAATTTAAATCAAAACTAATAAACAAGGGTTTTATCTTAAAAAAAGAAAAAATGACATTTTCAAATATTCCATTAAGAATAGGAACAACACTACTTATAAAAACTTGATTTACATTAAAATCAAAATTTTCTTTAAAAAAACTAAAAACCTCATCATGCCTTAACATAAGGTTTGTTTTCATTTTAACAAATAGGTTAATTTTATTGTATTTAAATGAGGCAAAAGCAATGCTAGTATTTCCAATATCAATTATCAATTCTGATAATAAAGGCTTATTCATAAATATTTATTTTTTGCGCAATTTTGTCAAATCTTAATAAAAGATTAAGGGTCTTTTTTTTCTTAGGCGTTGCTTTAATAACCAAAATTTTACTCAAAGGATAATACCTCCAACCATCAGAATATGTGTAAAACTTATAATCTGTAAACCAATCAATTTCTCTAAATCTAACTAAAGTTGGGTTTAAAATATTCCCAAAAAATATATAGCTTGAACAATTAATTTCCTGATCAAAATCAACTATAACTTTGGTATCAGTAACTTCACGATTCAAAGCCTTAGACGCAGAATATATCCATCTGTTAGATCCATTCTTAACAATAAAGATAAATTGAGGCATGTATTGATTATCAATAATATCAGAATAATAGCTTTCATAAGGAATTCCTTTGGCATAATCACTCATTAAAGAATAATAAATCACATTAAATGAAAGCTTTAATATTAAATTATCTTTCAAATAAGATGCTATTCTTTTAAGAACCCCAGCAATCTTTAATGCATACTCAACAACATCAGATGAATTATTATTATTTAAAATATATACTTTTCCTTCGTCTGTAACATCAAATAAAGTGAATATAAATTTATAAAGCTCCTTTTTAAAAGTTGAATAAATAAAATCATCATTGCTAATCTTAAGAAAAGTAAGATAATTAGAGAGAATGTTATAGGTTTGGCTAAAATCAAATTTAGAACTTAATATTTTTTTAGGATCTTTGAGAAGATTTAAAGCATCGTTTAATTTAGAACCGTTTTCTGATAAAAAAATTTTTTCCAAAAGACGAGAATCCTCTTTTAAATAAACCATAAGTTTGTCTTTCTCAAGAGAATCAATAAAAGTTTTATTTCTTGATAAATAAGAAAAAAATTTGTCGATTTGATCTGAATTAGAATAATAATTTAAACTTAAATAAGTAAGTTTATGTTCATTTTTAGCTAATAAAGAATCTAATTTTAAAAATATTGATTCGTGATTTCCTCTAATCAAAGATTCTGCTAAAAAGCAAACCATTAGATTTTCATCAAAGTTATAAGTACCATATTTAAGCCATCCTCCCTTGGAAACATTAAAATTAACAGGATTGTTCCAAGAATCATAAGCACTTTGTCTAAAATTATTTAAAGTATCATTAAAAATTTTATTATCCACCTCTTTAATTTTTGAATGCATAATAGAATAATCTAAGATATTACTTTGATTGCCCTCTATAATGGAATTTGGAATACTTTTCTTTGGTGAATCGATATAAATAGCATTACCAATTCTAAATGTTGCTTGAGGAGAAATTAAAATATCTTTTTCTCTTATTTTTACATTTTCTCCTAAAAAAACTTTATATTCTAAATTTTCTCCTTGTCTTATTGAAATATTAGGCTTATCTAATAAAACTTCATAGTGCTCTTCAACTTCATAGCTTAACAAAAAACTCTTAGAAAGATTTGATTCAATGCTAAAATTATTTTCTGAATCAAACAAAAATCCTAGAAAAATATTATTCTCAAAATAAACATAAATACCTGCGTCTTGCACTTTATAAGAGATGGGTAAAAGATTTAATTCTGTTTCTAAAACAACAAGCGGATTAAGTTTGGACAAAAGTATCCTAAGTCCCCTAACATTAACAACAATATCATTTAAAATATATTCACTATTTTCAACCTTATTATTTACTTCTAATTTTACATCTTTTAAAAAAAAAATATTTAAGTTTAAATTCCTAAATTGTAAAAAAATAACGACAAATAATGTTAAAGCACCAAGCAATAAATTAAAAGCTCCTGCCCTTAAAAACCCTTTCATATGATGATTCTAATCATAAAAAATCAAAATATCAATATTGATTGCATAAAAACAAAAAAAATAATAAAATGTATAGGTTGGCTAGTTGAATAGGAGTAAAATATATGAAAATTCCTAAAAATTATATTCCAGGAACAAATCCTTATAAGTCTCTACCTAAAAAACCTGTTATTGAAAACAAGAAAAAAATTACTAAAAAACAAGAACAAATTAATTCAGAAATTATGAAATCTCAAGAGCGTATTTTAAAGTTATATATGAGACGCCTGCAAAAAAAAGATCAAATAACTCTTCAAAATTTTATTCTAGAAGGGCATAAGGTTGGTTCCAAAATTTTCAACAATTTGCCAAAAACACTAAAAGAAATAATAACTTTAATGAACATAGAATCGTTAAAAGTGCTAAAAAAAAATACAAAAAATCCAATTAAAATACTTTACATAAAATTTTCAAGCTGGACCTTAAACAAGCTAATCAAAACGCTCAACATTGAATCTAATAACAATAAAACTGCAAAACATAAATAATAATTTTCAAATTCTTTTAAAATCCCTTACTTATTAATTTTTTTATTTGCTACTTTTCTTACAGTGTCTATTGTTGATTTATTATCAGAATAAATAAAAAAATCTTTCAAGGACCATCTTTTATGATTATTAGGCTCTAAAATGTACATTGAATCTAAGATATCTAATGTCATTTTATTGCCACAATAAAATTCACCAACCATGCCTAATTTACTCCCAATAGCTAAACACGCTGCAATATCCCAAAGTCCAACAAAAGAAAAATAAGCCTTATAAGAACCTGTAAAAAGTTTGGCAAAAGAATAAACACAAGAGCCATTACTATGAATATGAGAAGAAACATTAAGATTAAATGACCTTATAATAGACTTTGAAACTGCAAGCAAACTTTGGATATTATAGGGTTCAGAATTGGCAAAAATAAACTTATTAAAATCCTTTCTTAAAGGATAGCTACCAATGTTTTTTTTAGCATAAAATACACTATCGTTAGAAGTAATAAAAAACTCACCGCTTAAAGGAAGAGAAATAGCACCTTCACTAATTTTACCACCACTAGCACACGCTAGTGATATTCCATATGAAGGAAGGCCTGCTGCAAAAGAAGAAGTTCCATCAATCGGATCAAT encodes:
- the xth gene encoding exodeoxyribonuclease III; translated protein: MKLISWNVNGIRAVLKKGFLEFVREYTPDILCVQETKALKEQLPRDLILENYYSYFSKSKIKGYSGVCIYSKVKPIAVNLLGKEIFDNEGRGLIAHYEDFVLINGYFPNSQALRRRLVYKLDFLSYVENLIDSFVNDGKNIIICGDFNIAHTEIDLISPDSNRDSPGYYIEETTWLDSFLNKGYVDTFRIFNKEPGYYTWWSYRTRAREKNIGWRIDYFIVNEFFKRNVKKSLILDKVMGSDHCPVFLELTDAVI
- a CDS encoding MBL fold metallo-hydrolase, which produces MVGTFLGTGASSGVPMLNCSCRVCTSSFSKNKRLRSSFFLKVSSNIKLLIDTGPDIRQQLLRENIDKLDLVLYTHEHYDHIMGFDDIKFYTRSAPLNIYARDTAMAHIMNAFSHNFSSKPSVSGKADIIPNVIRDFEPIFFKGLKIVPIPLIHGEIVSLGYRIGNLAYLTDVKFIPEVSYDYLKNLDLLIIDAMRIKPHPAHLNFSEAICEVKKINPKISYFTHIAHDIMHEEFDYLEKDNIYLAYDGLKIFI
- a CDS encoding glucosaminidase domain-containing protein; the protein is MIKKFLLFAMISIFLTNKAHSNEEVIEISTEIQKEKYIPFLISRGKTQLEDLVKYTLEINPTLDKSYVNTIAKTYIDESLIEGINYDIAYAQMLLETGALKFNGIVSKEQHNFSGIGATNNLTKGNSFSNIKEGIKAHIQHLKAYASKQNINSNMVDPRFYLVKRGSAPTIYDLTGKWAKDKFYDKKLKKILLELLEYNNANKS
- a CDS encoding TIGR02757 family protein; protein product: MQIKAKSSLYDFLEEIYSKYNKKKFIHPDPLEFLYRYEKKEDIELVGLISSSLSLGRVEKILEAIERILKPLGKSPSKSLKLANEKDLKEMFKGFVYRFFKEEDIVRLLYTLKIIKEQHHTLENLLYSIYYKNQNFILSVDELIKHMEKINGREFGMLLPKPSKGSSCKRLFLFLRWMIRKDDVDLGIWNKFNPNTLIVPMDTHMTNIASKLFKIKEIKNVNLEKAIKITSYFSKENQEDPVKYDFSLTRFGINRDFNKEKLLKNIDKL
- a CDS encoding aldo/keto reductase, whose amino-acid sequence is MNNLKEKINTYSKLILGSWQFGGGYFKQVEKETAKKILKKAYSHGIRNIDTAKAYGNGISEKIIGEMISKDPTIRENILIASKCYPIEISEYKKNFNESLENLKTDYIDIYYIHWPKNDFDLRPIASFLEEMRSKEKIKYVGVSNFEISHMESIKKVCKIDVNQIGYNLLFRNKEKDVIPYCEDNNIATISYSTIAQGLLSKPNIKDKSKFNDNITEKLILFKKEIWPYTLKTINKLEEIAKRNNLTILELTYSWLKKTKLSGFIVGFSKESYVESNLNSFKAEINDEVYKEITLILDKFNNHTKNFPNLFNKKI
- a CDS encoding type III pantothenate kinase, whose protein sequence is MNKPLLSELIIDIGNTSIAFASFKYNKINLFVKMKTNLMLRHDEVFSFFKENFDFNVNQVFISSVVPILNGIFENVIFSFFKIKPLFISFDLNYDLTFNPYKSGKFLLGSDVFANLVAAIENYSFENVLVVDLGTACTIFAVSRQDGILGGLINSGPLINFNSLLDNAYLLKKFSISTPSNLLERTTSGSVNSGLFYQYKYLIEGVYRDIKKMYKKEFNLIIAGGNANLLLPLIEIEFIFNIHLTVEGIRILGNSIVF
- a CDS encoding inositol monophosphatase family protein — encoded protein: MDWDFEKIIFLLNESTRLALSGCSKLSVDFKSDGSIVTQVDKQIEQFLFKEIKKSGNFVIGEETISTYTEEYIKNALISENTFIIDPIDGTSSFAAGLPSYGISLACASGGKISEGAISLPLSGEFFITSNDSVFYAKKNIGSYPLRKDFNKFIFANSEPYNIQSLLAVSKSIIRSFNLNVSSHIHSNGSCVYSFAKLFTGSYKAYFSFVGLWDIAACLAIGSKLGMVGEFYCGNKMTLDILDSMYILEPNNHKRWSLKDFFIYSDNKSTIDTVRKVANKKINK